The Mercenaria mercenaria strain notata chromosome 8, MADL_Memer_1, whole genome shotgun sequence genome has a segment encoding these proteins:
- the LOC128558909 gene encoding uncharacterized protein LOC128558909, which produces MLVKFYIRLNVNYFRNVSGSVFTCKKIESDLNQVRKFLGANLTAELYTEVQVLFTHAHDRSFSESKHSQREKFDKLLANRNGTEKDVDSTRGINTDKWVVNLSDRTLQEDAKSVLKRGMNFCVTPPTVPVNEIIASTEAACSQMNDKSAADSLRAEVVKVLRQSKTPKSNISSGERKALYTLCKEKDIVILPADKGRTTVVLNRSEYEKKMDR; this is translated from the coding sequence ATGCTAGTCAAATTTTATATAAGGCTGAACGTAAACTACTTCAGGAACGTATCAGGCAGTGTTTTTACTTGTAAGAAAATTGAGAGTGATTTAAATCAGGTACGAAAGTTTCTGGGCGCGAACTTAACCGCCGAACTGTATACGGAAGTGCAGGTGCTCTTCACGCATGCGCATGACAGAAGTTTTTCTGAAAGTAAACATTCACAACGTGAGAAGTTTGACAAGCTTTTGGCGAACAGAAATGGAACTGAGAAAGACGTTGACAGCACTCGAGGGATCAACACAGACAAGTGGGTTGTTAACCTATCCGATCGTACCCTACAGGAGGACGCGAAGAGCGTCTTAAAACGAGGTATGAACTTTTGTGTTACCCCTCCCACTGTACCTGTAAATGAGATTATTGCTTCCACAGAGGCGGCTTGTTCACAGATGAATGACAAATCGGCAGCTGATAGTCTACGAGCTGAAGTCGTGAAAGTGCTGAGGCAAAGTAAGACCCCTAAGAGTAATATTTCTAGTGGTGAACGTAAGGCATTGTACACCTTATGCAAAGAGAAGGATATCGTCATTCTACCGGCGGACAAGGGTAGGACTACTGTAGTCCTCAATAGGTCggaatatgagaaaaaaatggaCAGGTAA
- the LOC123533404 gene encoding uncharacterized protein LOC123533404, translating into MYDTAKYLASVIGPLAGKTQHHIINSVHFVQKIQGLEVPPGQKLVSYDVSALFTSIPAEKALEVIRMRLEKDKNLNDRCELNVDQVSELLELCLTSTYFIYQGKYYQQKQGAAIGSPVSPIVANLYMEFFERQALDRAKNPPSLWVRYVDDIMTKIHEYDIDQFTEHLNSIDPHIKFTSEQEEDGKIPFLDTCIHVEDDGSTRVTVYRKPTHTDQYLNFNSNHHLEHKRSVVRTLLHRANTLVTNESDKKKEIEHVKTALRANGYPEWIFQLPNKKSQQDKTQNSATKERRVNVGMPYIRGTSEVLARVFKNHGVNMFHKPNNSIRSQVTRVKNQTDKLKKCGIIYHVKCENCKEDYIGKTARTLETRLKEHRTRTNSAIHEHCQNTGHTIKSENTKILTSESGLIKRKVKEAIEIKQRRPSLNRDEGLELPHVYGPLRRSRDLPTSRDLP; encoded by the coding sequence ATGTATGACACTGCAAAGTACCTAGCGTCAGTAATCGGTCCATTGGCAGGTAAAACACAGCACCACATTATCAATAGTGTTCATTTTGTGCAGAAAATTCAGGGACTAGAGGTACCACCGGGACAGAAATTAGTATCATATGACGTTTCTGCACTTTTTACCAGTATACCTGCAGAAAAGGCACTTGAAGTCATTAGAATGAGACTAGAGAAAGATAAGAACTTGAATGACAGATGCGAACTCAATGTTGATCAGGTCAGTGAACTTTTAGAACTTTGTCTTACAAGTACGTACTTTATATACCAAGGCAAGTACTACCAACAGAAACAGGGAGCGGCCATCGGGTCTCCAGTCTCCCCTATAGTTGCTAATCTCTACATGGAGTTCTTTGAACGCCAGGCACTAGACCGAGCCAAGAACCCCCCATCACTGTGGGTAAGATATGTTGATGACATCATGACAAAGATACATGAGTATGACATTGACCAGTTCACGGAACATCTGAACTCCATAGACCCGCACATAAAGTTCACTTCAGAACAAGAAGAGGATGGGAAGATACCATTTTTAGATACTTGTATTCATGTAGAGGACGATGGCTCAACAAGAGTAACAGTTTACAGAAAGCCCACACATACTGACCAATATCTTAATTTCAATTCAAACCACCACTTGGAACACAAGAGGTCAGTGGTAAGAACCTTGTTACACAGGGCCAACACACTTGTGACTAACGAATCAGACAAGAAGAAGGAAATTGAACACGTAAAAACAGCGTTACGTGCGAATGGATACCCTGAGTGGATTTTTCAGCTTCCCAACAAAAAATCTCAACAGGACAAGACTCAAAATAGTGCGACAAAGGAAAGAAGAGTAAACGTGGGTATGCCCTATATTCGTGGAACTTCGGAAGTTCTGGCGAGGGTGTTTAAGAACCACGGAGTGAACATGTTCCACAAACCAAACAACTCGATAAGGAGTCAGGTCACTCGGGTGAAAAATCAAACCGATAAACTGAAAAAATGTGGAATTATATACCATGTGAAATGTGAAAACTGCAAAGAAGATTACATCGGGAAAACTGCCAGAACATTAGAGACTAGACTTAAAGAGCATAGGACCAGAACAAATTCTGCCATACATGAACATTGTCAAAACACCGGACATACCATCAAATCTGAAAACACAAAGATTCTGACAAGTGAAAGTGGACTTATCAAACGCAAAGTCAAAGAGGCTATAGAAATAAAACAGCGGAGACCATCGCTCAATCGAGACGAGGGCCTGGAGCTTCCCCACGTCTACGGACCTCTCCGCCGATCACGCGACCTTCCTACGTCACGTGACCTACCATAA
- the LOC123566010 gene encoding follistatin-A-like isoform X1, producing MVNAGTIKQFWSGILCNALYLITAICVRPSVGGTCWEDIDHTTNLCKKAFRLNMTYDECCGIQGLGSVSWTPHDVTNTIFYWNFLSKGASMCQRCHKTCSSVVCEQGKTCRMVNGVPVCVCRPHCYKTLKSRGALCGTDGLKYRNYCALQRYNCIAEQQISVEYYGKCRNSCRRVQCERGKHCLQDQNGVPHCVPCHDYCNMILPDNPEYHMCGENGKIYRNTCELRADICKTGRSIRVAHSGKCADNETCKTVTCPQGTTCLVSAKSGNPVCMNCAALCVQTVSVPICGTDKRTYHSYCHMVMSGCKSGVFVSTHHRGPCKQHPKRRELSKVQLESRNGFKLRQMSTSTTERQQKRHRNGRHRRQNNRNKRHKHKERKHHSVVPYKTFILSNKKNNTRRRNIYEEESNSS from the exons ATGGTAAACGCTGGGACCATCAAACAATTTTGGAGTGGGATTTTATGCAATGCACTCTACCTCATCACAGCAatctgtgtccgtccgtctgtcg GTGGCACTTGTTGGGAAGATATTGACCATACAACAAATCTTTGTAAAAAAGCTTTCAGACTAAACATGACTTATGATGAATGCTGCGGAATACAAGGCTTGGGGTCGGTGTCATGGACACCTCACGATGTCACTAACACCATCTTCTACTGGAACTTCCTCTCAAAGGGGGCAAGCATGTGCCAAAGGTGCCATA aaacttGTTCGTCCGTTGTTTGTGAACAAGGAAAAACATGTCGTATGGTAAACGGAGTTCCGGTTTGTGTTTGCAGACCTCACTGTTATAAAACTTTGAAGTCACGTGGCGCTTTATGTGGAACTGACGGTCTGAAGTACAGAAATTACTGTGCTCTACAAAGATACAATTGTATTGCAGAACAGCAGATATCTGTCGAATATTACGGAAAATGTCGAA ATTCTTGTAGAAGAGTTCAATGTGAGCGTGGAAAGCATTGCCTACAGGACCAGAATGGTGTTCCACATTGTGTACCTTGTCACGACTATTGTAATATGATCTTGCCCGATAACCCAGAATATCACATGTGCGGCGAAAACGGAAAGATATACAGAAACACATGTGAACTACGAGCTGATATCTGTAAAACTGGGAGAAGTATACGAGTCGCTCACTCTGGAAAGTGTGCTG ATAACGAGACGTGTAAAACAGTAACATGCCCACAGGGAACAACTTGTTTGGTTAGTGCTAAAAGCGGCAATCCTGTGTGTATGAACTGTGCTGCACTTTGTGTCCAAACTGTTAGCGTTCCCATTTGTGGAACAGATAAACGGACGTACCACAGTTATTGTCATATGGTGATGTCAGGGTGTAAGTCAGGTGTTTTTGTGTCAACACATCACAGAGGTCCTTGTAAACAACATCCGAAACGCAGAGAGTTGTCTAAAG TACAACTGGAGAGTagaaatggatttaaacttcGTCAAATGAGTACTAGCACTACAGAAAGGCAGCAAAAACGACATCGGAACGGGAGACATAGACGGCAGAACAACAGGAACAAACGTCACAAACATAAGGAACGAAAACATCATAGTGTAGTTCCATATAAAACTTTTATTCTGTCTA ATAAGAAAAATAACACAAGGAGACGAAATATATATGAGGAAGAAAGTAATTCATCATGA
- the LOC123566010 gene encoding follistatin-A-like isoform X3, translating to MMNAAEYKAWGRCHGHLTMSLTPSSTGTSSQRGQACAKGAIVKTCSSVVCEQGKTCRMVNGVPVCVCRPHCYKTLKSRGALCGTDGLKYRNYCALQRYNCIAEQQISVEYYGKCRNSCRRVQCERGKHCLQDQNGVPHCVPCHDYCNMILPDNPEYHMCGENGKIYRNTCELRADICKTGRSIRVAHSGKCADNETCKTVTCPQGTTCLVSAKSGNPVCMNCAALCVQTVSVPICGTDKRTYHSYCHMVMSGCKSGVFVSTHHRGPCKQHPKRRELSKVQLESRNGFKLRQMSTSTTERQQKRHRNGRHRRQNNRNKRHKHKERKHHSVVPYKTFILSNKKNNTRRRNIYEEESNSS from the exons ATGATGAATGCTGCGGAATACAAGGCTTGGGGTCGGTGTCATGGACACCTCACGATGTCACTAACACCATCTTCTACTGGAACTTCCTCTCAAAGGGGGCAAGCATGTGCCAAAGGTGCCATAGTGA aaacttGTTCGTCCGTTGTTTGTGAACAAGGAAAAACATGTCGTATGGTAAACGGAGTTCCGGTTTGTGTTTGCAGACCTCACTGTTATAAAACTTTGAAGTCACGTGGCGCTTTATGTGGAACTGACGGTCTGAAGTACAGAAATTACTGTGCTCTACAAAGATACAATTGTATTGCAGAACAGCAGATATCTGTCGAATATTACGGAAAATGTCGAA ATTCTTGTAGAAGAGTTCAATGTGAGCGTGGAAAGCATTGCCTACAGGACCAGAATGGTGTTCCACATTGTGTACCTTGTCACGACTATTGTAATATGATCTTGCCCGATAACCCAGAATATCACATGTGCGGCGAAAACGGAAAGATATACAGAAACACATGTGAACTACGAGCTGATATCTGTAAAACTGGGAGAAGTATACGAGTCGCTCACTCTGGAAAGTGTGCTG ATAACGAGACGTGTAAAACAGTAACATGCCCACAGGGAACAACTTGTTTGGTTAGTGCTAAAAGCGGCAATCCTGTGTGTATGAACTGTGCTGCACTTTGTGTCCAAACTGTTAGCGTTCCCATTTGTGGAACAGATAAACGGACGTACCACAGTTATTGTCATATGGTGATGTCAGGGTGTAAGTCAGGTGTTTTTGTGTCAACACATCACAGAGGTCCTTGTAAACAACATCCGAAACGCAGAGAGTTGTCTAAAG TACAACTGGAGAGTagaaatggatttaaacttcGTCAAATGAGTACTAGCACTACAGAAAGGCAGCAAAAACGACATCGGAACGGGAGACATAGACGGCAGAACAACAGGAACAAACGTCACAAACATAAGGAACGAAAACATCATAGTGTAGTTCCATATAAAACTTTTATTCTGTCTA ATAAGAAAAATAACACAAGGAGACGAAATATATATGAGGAAGAAAGTAATTCATCATGA
- the LOC123566010 gene encoding follistatin-A-like isoform X2, whose translation MKRALYNSGGTCWEDIDHTTNLCKKAFRLNMTYDECCGIQGLGSVSWTPHDVTNTIFYWNFLSKGASMCQRCHKTCSSVVCEQGKTCRMVNGVPVCVCRPHCYKTLKSRGALCGTDGLKYRNYCALQRYNCIAEQQISVEYYGKCRNSCRRVQCERGKHCLQDQNGVPHCVPCHDYCNMILPDNPEYHMCGENGKIYRNTCELRADICKTGRSIRVAHSGKCADNETCKTVTCPQGTTCLVSAKSGNPVCMNCAALCVQTVSVPICGTDKRTYHSYCHMVMSGCKSGVFVSTHHRGPCKQHPKRRELSKVQLESRNGFKLRQMSTSTTERQQKRHRNGRHRRQNNRNKRHKHKERKHHSVVPYKTFILSNKKNNTRRRNIYEEESNSS comes from the exons atgaaaagggcgctatataattctg GTGGCACTTGTTGGGAAGATATTGACCATACAACAAATCTTTGTAAAAAAGCTTTCAGACTAAACATGACTTATGATGAATGCTGCGGAATACAAGGCTTGGGGTCGGTGTCATGGACACCTCACGATGTCACTAACACCATCTTCTACTGGAACTTCCTCTCAAAGGGGGCAAGCATGTGCCAAAGGTGCCATA aaacttGTTCGTCCGTTGTTTGTGAACAAGGAAAAACATGTCGTATGGTAAACGGAGTTCCGGTTTGTGTTTGCAGACCTCACTGTTATAAAACTTTGAAGTCACGTGGCGCTTTATGTGGAACTGACGGTCTGAAGTACAGAAATTACTGTGCTCTACAAAGATACAATTGTATTGCAGAACAGCAGATATCTGTCGAATATTACGGAAAATGTCGAA ATTCTTGTAGAAGAGTTCAATGTGAGCGTGGAAAGCATTGCCTACAGGACCAGAATGGTGTTCCACATTGTGTACCTTGTCACGACTATTGTAATATGATCTTGCCCGATAACCCAGAATATCACATGTGCGGCGAAAACGGAAAGATATACAGAAACACATGTGAACTACGAGCTGATATCTGTAAAACTGGGAGAAGTATACGAGTCGCTCACTCTGGAAAGTGTGCTG ATAACGAGACGTGTAAAACAGTAACATGCCCACAGGGAACAACTTGTTTGGTTAGTGCTAAAAGCGGCAATCCTGTGTGTATGAACTGTGCTGCACTTTGTGTCCAAACTGTTAGCGTTCCCATTTGTGGAACAGATAAACGGACGTACCACAGTTATTGTCATATGGTGATGTCAGGGTGTAAGTCAGGTGTTTTTGTGTCAACACATCACAGAGGTCCTTGTAAACAACATCCGAAACGCAGAGAGTTGTCTAAAG TACAACTGGAGAGTagaaatggatttaaacttcGTCAAATGAGTACTAGCACTACAGAAAGGCAGCAAAAACGACATCGGAACGGGAGACATAGACGGCAGAACAACAGGAACAAACGTCACAAACATAAGGAACGAAAACATCATAGTGTAGTTCCATATAAAACTTTTATTCTGTCTA ATAAGAAAAATAACACAAGGAGACGAAATATATATGAGGAAGAAAGTAATTCATCATGA